A window of Malania oleifera isolate guangnan ecotype guangnan chromosome 5, ASM2987363v1, whole genome shotgun sequence contains these coding sequences:
- the LOC131155811 gene encoding uncharacterized protein LOC131155811, whose product MSRCFPFPPPGYEKKAKIDVTDSLRKEKLKEKKHKKKRTEKEKKEGKEKKEKERSKEKWKEKKDRKEKHRDKTDRDKDDGKNRNLDVKRIEGKTECYNGEKLGPNSMQCVGTKDFKLVQELDRRIRDEDKATGSQMVQTINVADQQRYRLPGMVESNLAGWGGGKDKINYKKEDNEKANGQRNKVEATGAENTTVQNYAWMDQRRVEGISRPMDKNNVEKQEGKKRGKHKESDSRGEKHLGRDGGDKSKSKKKDRNKEKKKVEEKTKEIRELNKELAKSKESGEENVRTCIIKPWQLLKDSNKSSAIEKNPGKRKGFEINGFLHDDIQPNKLPRSISSLNPVTENQTKLEPCQTDIASHSKGRQADNMVDIKEHEINGLVGVPQSVVCLKTPPSAAVSVNENGKASAKPPHPDSKYLNQILLVPKMEEWSDFDDQKWLFSSNNLQTKLPKGSFRDDGIAEVWAEAQQIESAGVSALPYVIPF is encoded by the exons GAGAAGCTGAAGgagaaaaagcataaaaaaaaaaggacagagaaagaaaaaaaggagggtaaagaaaaaaaggagaaagagagaagtaaagaaaaatggaaagaaaagaaagaccgTAAGGAGAAGCACAGAGACAAGACAGACAGGGATAAAGATGATGGAAAAAACCGGAACTTGGATGTGAAAAGAATTGAAGGGAAGACAGAGTGCTACAATGGTGAGAAGCTTGGTCCAAACAGCATGCAGTGTGTTGGGACCAAAGATTTTAAACTTGTGCAAGAGTTGGATAGAAGAATTAGAGATGAGGATAAAGCAACGGGTAGCCAAATGGTCCAAACAATTAATGTTGCAGATCAACAAAGATATCGTTTACCAGGAATGGTGGAGAGCAACCTTGCAGGTTGGGGTGGAGGAAAAGATAAAATCAATTACAAGAAGGAAGACAATGAAAAGGCCAATGGACAAAGAAATAAAGTTGAGGCAACAGGTGCAGAAAATACAACTGTCCAGAACTATGCTTGGATGGATCAACGAAGAGTTGAAGGAATCAGTAGACCAATGGACAAGAATAATGTTGAGAAGCAGGAGGGTAAAAAAAGGGGTAAGCACAAGGAAAGTGATAGTAGAGGGGAGAAACACCTGGGTAGAGACGGAGGGGATAAAAGCAAGTcaaaaaaaaaagacagaaaTAAAGAGAAGAAAAAGGTGGAGGAGAAAACGAAGGAGATAAGGGAACTGAATAAGGAGCTGGCTAAATCTAAAGAAAGTGGTGAGGAGAATGTACGTACTTGCATTATTAAACCATGGCAACTTTTAAAAGACAGCAACAAGAGTTCTGCTATTGAGAAAAATCCTGGCAAGCGAAAAGGTTTTGAGATAAATGGATTTTTGCATG ATGATATTCAACCTAACAAGTTGCCTAGATCAATCTCATCTCTAAACCCAGTTACGGAAAATCAAACAAAATTGGAACCATGCCAAACTGATATTGCATCTCACTCTAAGGGGCGGCAGGCAGACAATATGGTGGATATCAAGGAACACGAGATTAATGGTTTAGTAGGGGTCCCACAATCAGTTGTATGCCTAAAAACGCCTCCATCGGCTGCTGTATCAGTTAATGAGAATGGTAAAGCATCTGCAAAACCGCCGCATCCTGATTCCAAGTATTTGAACCAGATACTTCTTGTACCCAAAATGGAAGAGTGGTCTGATTTTGATGATCAGAAATGGTTGTTCAGCAGCAATAACCTCCAGACCAAGTTGCCAAAGGGTTCTTTTAGGGATGATGGAATAGCGGAAGTGTGGGCAGAAGCTCAACAGATAGAGTCTGCTGGTGTTTCTGCTCTGCCATATGTCATTCCTTTTTGA